One Cryobacterium psychrophilum DNA segment encodes these proteins:
- a CDS encoding homoserine dehydrogenase: MIEYRNLRVALLGGGSVGAQVARLLLEQRDELAGRVGASLELVGIAVRDVNAERTVDLPKELFTTDAESLILGADVVIELMGGIEPARSYILLAINSGADVVTANKALLAEHGAELFAAADQVGAQLNYEAAVAGAIPILRPLRESLAGDRVVRILGIVNGTTNYILDRMDEAGDSLEEALASATALGYAEADPTADVGGYDAAQKAAILASLAFHTTVPLESVYREGITSVTPAQIESARKAGYVVKLLAICERFTDEHGVDGVSARVYPAMVPRSHPLAAVHGANNAVFVEAEAAGSLMFYGAGAGGVETASAVLGDLVSLARRHVAGGPGVAASSHAELPVFDIGSVMTRYAVTLEVTDEPGVLAEVASVFSDHHVSLALVEQSMTPAVAKTVSRAAVSATATLVIGTHDATEAALAATVRDLAANRFVTTVASVLRVEGV, encoded by the coding sequence ATGATCGAATACCGCAACCTGCGAGTCGCCCTGCTGGGCGGCGGCTCCGTAGGCGCCCAGGTCGCTCGCCTGCTCCTCGAGCAGCGCGACGAACTGGCCGGCAGAGTGGGCGCAAGCCTCGAACTGGTGGGCATCGCCGTGCGCGACGTGAACGCCGAGCGCACCGTGGACCTGCCCAAGGAACTCTTCACCACGGATGCCGAATCCCTCATTCTCGGCGCCGACGTCGTGATCGAGCTCATGGGCGGCATCGAACCGGCCCGCAGCTACATTCTGCTCGCCATCAATTCCGGCGCAGACGTCGTGACAGCGAATAAGGCGCTGCTCGCCGAGCACGGCGCGGAGCTCTTCGCTGCCGCCGACCAGGTCGGCGCCCAGCTCAACTACGAGGCCGCCGTTGCCGGGGCGATCCCCATCCTGCGCCCCCTGCGCGAAAGCCTCGCCGGCGACCGCGTCGTTCGCATCCTCGGCATCGTTAACGGCACGACGAACTACATCCTCGACCGCATGGACGAAGCGGGAGACTCCCTCGAAGAAGCACTCGCTTCGGCCACGGCCCTCGGCTATGCGGAGGCCGACCCGACCGCCGATGTCGGAGGGTACGACGCCGCCCAGAAGGCGGCCATTCTGGCCAGCCTGGCTTTTCACACGACGGTGCCGCTCGAATCCGTTTACCGGGAGGGCATCACGTCTGTGACGCCGGCCCAGATCGAATCGGCGCGCAAGGCCGGCTACGTCGTGAAGCTGCTCGCCATCTGTGAGCGTTTCACGGACGAGCACGGTGTCGATGGGGTCTCGGCGCGGGTGTATCCCGCCATGGTGCCGCGCAGCCACCCGCTCGCGGCGGTGCACGGCGCCAACAACGCGGTGTTCGTCGAGGCTGAAGCGGCCGGCAGCCTGATGTTCTACGGCGCCGGCGCCGGGGGAGTGGAGACGGCTTCGGCCGTTCTCGGTGACCTCGTGTCCCTGGCACGTCGCCATGTGGCCGGCGGCCCCGGTGTCGCGGCTTCAAGCCACGCCGAGCTCCCGGTTTTCGACATCGGCAGTGTGATGACGCGGTATGCGGTCACCCTTGAGGTCACCGACGAGCCCGGCGTGCTCGCCGAGGTTGCCAGCGTGTTCAGCGACCACCACGTGTCGCTCGCGCTGGTGGAACAGTCCATGACCCCTGCTGTCGCCAAGACCGTGAGTCGTGCGGCCGTGTCCGCCACGGCTACCCTTGTGATCGGAACACACGACGCCACGGAAGCCGCACTTGCCGCTACCGTGCGCGATCTCGCGGCCAACCGTTTTGTCACCACCGTCGCATCCGTTTTGAGAGTTGAAGGAGTCTGA
- the lysA gene encoding diaminopimelate decarboxylase — MPPNPLAPAWLALPPDANALAPGLWPANASRTALGELEIGGVSASALVAEFGTPLYVVDEADARSRASELLRVFETEFARIGGEVHVYYAGKAFLSIEIARWMLDAGLNIDVCTTGELAVALAAGADPARLGYHGNNKSLAEIDEAARVRIGSLVIDSEIEIARVAAAAARHGVVLNVRLRVNSGVHASTHEFLATSHEDQKFGVVLGDAARLVALIRAEKSLRFIGLHCHIGSQIFGADGFAESASRLLAVHADLLDGGPVPELNLGGGFGIAYTNADTPTPIGELAARLADIVSAECTRRGIPIPTVAFEPGRVIIGPAGATLYEVGTTKPVDVSGDTRLYVSVDGGMSDNVRPALYGADYSVRLANRVSSADPVLVRLAGKHCESGDIVVSADYLPGDVAPGDLVAVPATGAYCWSLANNYNYLGRAPVVAVSGGQARVLVRGETIADLLARDAGWGHDQRVDTTNNSGSTTAHDGGTTR, encoded by the coding sequence GTGCCACCGAACCCGCTCGCCCCGGCATGGCTCGCCCTGCCCCCCGACGCCAACGCCCTCGCACCCGGCCTCTGGCCCGCGAACGCCTCACGCACCGCCCTCGGCGAACTCGAGATCGGCGGTGTCAGCGCCTCCGCCCTTGTCGCCGAATTCGGCACGCCTCTCTATGTAGTTGACGAAGCGGATGCCCGCAGTCGCGCCTCCGAGCTGCTGCGCGTCTTTGAGACCGAATTCGCCCGTATCGGCGGCGAGGTGCACGTGTATTACGCCGGCAAGGCGTTCCTGTCGATCGAGATCGCACGCTGGATGCTCGATGCCGGCCTGAACATCGACGTGTGCACCACCGGGGAACTCGCGGTCGCCCTCGCCGCCGGTGCCGACCCCGCCCGCCTCGGCTACCACGGCAACAACAAATCACTCGCGGAGATCGACGAGGCCGCACGCGTGCGCATCGGCTCGCTCGTGATCGACAGCGAAATCGAGATCGCGAGGGTTGCCGCGGCCGCCGCGAGGCACGGGGTCGTTCTCAACGTGCGGCTGCGTGTGAACAGCGGAGTACACGCCTCCACCCACGAATTCCTTGCGACCTCGCATGAAGACCAGAAATTCGGTGTCGTGCTGGGCGACGCTGCGCGGCTCGTTGCCCTCATTCGTGCCGAGAAATCGCTGCGGTTCATCGGTCTGCACTGCCACATCGGCTCGCAGATCTTCGGCGCCGACGGCTTCGCCGAGAGCGCCTCACGGCTGCTCGCGGTGCACGCCGACCTGCTCGATGGCGGCCCGGTTCCCGAGCTCAACCTGGGAGGCGGCTTCGGCATCGCCTATACAAACGCCGACACCCCCACGCCGATCGGGGAGCTGGCTGCGCGACTGGCCGACATTGTCTCCGCCGAGTGCACGCGCCGCGGCATCCCCATACCCACCGTGGCCTTCGAGCCCGGGCGGGTCATCATCGGACCGGCCGGGGCGACACTCTACGAGGTGGGCACGACGAAGCCCGTAGACGTCTCCGGCGACACCCGGCTGTATGTGAGCGTCGACGGTGGCATGAGCGACAACGTGCGTCCGGCGCTCTACGGCGCGGACTATTCCGTTCGCCTGGCCAATCGCGTCTCGTCGGCCGACCCCGTACTCGTGCGCCTGGCCGGCAAGCACTGCGAGAGCGGCGACATTGTGGTGAGTGCCGACTACCTTCCCGGCGATGTCGCCCCCGGCGATCTCGTGGCGGTTCCGGCGACGGGCGCGTACTGCTGGTCGCTCGCCAACAACTACAACTACCTGGGCCGCGCGCCCGTCGTCGCTGTTTCGGGCGGGCAGGCCCGCGTGCTCGTGCGCGGCGAAACAATCGCCGACTTGCTGGCGCGCGATGCTGGCTGGGGCCACGACCAGCGCGTAGACACGACCAACAACAGTGGCTCGACCACCGCACATGATGGAGGAACCACCCGATGA
- a CDS encoding DUF2993 domain-containing protein has protein sequence MAGKRRGPGRLIMLVVMVGLLVSAFFLVDFGLRAFAEGQAESQIRDALPASATGDVNVSIGGVSVITQYVTGSFDEVELTAPRLTVDGVPASIRVVAADVQPKLGGSIGHVVATIDLTPEALNNLAHAAGTPPETELVLGTDEVTYTGNLDVLGITTGYLATATPSTTPDSLLFTPTGAQVTTELGTLDLSGIVATVLGQTPIRICVAKYLPAEVAVRSADVTPERARITLDSSTLVLTTQSLATLGTCPG, from the coding sequence ATGGCCGGCAAACGCCGCGGTCCCGGCCGCCTCATCATGCTCGTCGTGATGGTGGGGTTGCTCGTCAGTGCTTTTTTTCTCGTCGACTTCGGGTTGCGTGCCTTTGCCGAGGGGCAGGCGGAGAGCCAGATTCGCGATGCCCTCCCGGCGTCGGCGACGGGTGACGTGAACGTGTCCATCGGCGGTGTCTCCGTGATCACCCAGTATGTAACCGGCAGTTTTGACGAGGTGGAGCTCACGGCACCGCGGCTCACGGTCGACGGCGTGCCGGCATCCATTCGTGTCGTGGCCGCCGATGTACAGCCGAAACTGGGCGGCAGCATCGGTCATGTGGTGGCCACCATCGACCTCACGCCCGAGGCGCTCAACAACCTCGCGCACGCCGCAGGCACCCCGCCCGAGACAGAACTCGTGCTCGGGACGGATGAGGTGACCTACACCGGAAACCTCGACGTGCTCGGAATCACGACCGGCTACCTCGCCACCGCGACCCCGTCGACCACCCCCGACTCTCTCCTTTTCACGCCGACCGGCGCGCAGGTGACGACCGAGCTCGGCACCCTCGACCTGAGCGGGATCGTGGCGACCGTGCTGGGGCAGACCCCGATCCGCATCTGCGTGGCGAAATACCTGCCCGCGGAAGTCGCCGTGCGGAGCGCGGATGTCACCCCCGAGCGGGCACGTATTACGCTGGACTCAAGCACACTAGTGCTCACCACGCAGTCGCTCGCCACCCTGGGCACCTGCCCCGGGTGA
- the argS gene encoding arginine--tRNA ligase: MTPAELAQTLFDLISEAGERRHDGENDAVDLGLSVSDVTLERPRNRDHGDWASSIALKIAKPFGTSPREIAAELAAGLEKLDDVASVEVAGPGFINIRLEAAAAGALAKKIVEAGPSYGTGHLYDDLKINLEFVSANPTGPVHMGGVRWAAVGDSLARVLTAQGADVTREYYFNDHGSQIDRFARSVLASYLGESTPEDGYGGAYIADIANTVVGLYDGDIATLARDDQQEVFRSVGVDLMFTEIKEKLHGFGVDFDVFFHEDSLHESGAVDRAIARLRELGHIFEADGAIWLRTTTFGDDRDRVIIRSNGEPAYISGDLGYYLDKRERGFDQCLIMLGADHHGYVGRMMAMVSAFGDEPGVNLQILIGQMVNLLKGGEPVRMSKRAGTIVTLDDLVDAVGVDAGRYSLVRSSSDSQLDIDLDLLGKRTNENPVFYVQYAHARTCSVARNAAASGVERTVFAPELLVHDSESALLGVLQEFPRVVAQAAELREPHRVARYIEEVAGYYHRWYDNCRVIPLGEEPITDVHRTRLWLNDATGQVVRNGLGLLGVAAPEKM, from the coding sequence GTGACTCCCGCCGAACTTGCCCAGACCCTCTTCGACCTCATCAGCGAAGCTGGTGAGCGCCGACACGACGGTGAGAACGACGCGGTGGACCTCGGCCTCTCCGTGTCGGACGTCACCCTCGAACGCCCACGAAACCGCGATCACGGCGACTGGGCCTCAAGCATCGCCCTGAAGATCGCGAAGCCGTTCGGCACGTCGCCGCGCGAAATCGCCGCAGAGCTGGCCGCGGGGCTTGAGAAGCTCGACGACGTCGCATCCGTTGAGGTTGCCGGTCCCGGTTTCATCAACATTCGCCTCGAAGCCGCCGCCGCCGGCGCACTCGCCAAGAAAATCGTTGAGGCGGGCCCCTCCTATGGCACGGGTCACCTCTACGACGACCTCAAGATCAACCTCGAATTCGTCTCCGCGAACCCCACCGGCCCCGTGCACATGGGGGGTGTGCGCTGGGCGGCCGTAGGCGACAGCCTCGCCCGCGTGCTCACGGCGCAGGGGGCGGATGTCACGCGCGAGTATTACTTCAACGATCACGGCTCGCAGATCGACCGCTTCGCTCGTAGCGTGCTCGCGAGTTACCTGGGCGAGTCCACCCCAGAAGACGGCTACGGCGGAGCGTACATCGCAGACATCGCGAACACGGTCGTGGGCCTCTACGACGGCGACATCGCGACCCTCGCCCGCGACGACCAGCAGGAGGTCTTCCGCTCGGTAGGCGTTGACCTCATGTTCACGGAGATCAAAGAGAAGCTGCACGGTTTCGGCGTGGACTTCGACGTGTTCTTCCACGAAGACTCCCTGCATGAGTCCGGTGCCGTTGACCGAGCGATCGCCCGCCTGCGCGAGCTGGGCCACATCTTCGAGGCTGACGGCGCCATCTGGTTGCGCACCACAACCTTCGGCGACGACCGTGACCGCGTCATCATTCGCTCGAACGGCGAACCGGCCTACATCTCCGGCGACCTCGGCTACTACCTTGACAAGCGCGAGCGTGGCTTCGACCAGTGCCTGATCATGCTCGGCGCCGACCACCACGGCTACGTGGGACGCATGATGGCCATGGTCTCCGCCTTCGGCGACGAGCCGGGCGTGAACCTGCAGATTCTCATCGGCCAGATGGTCAACCTACTCAAGGGCGGCGAACCGGTGCGCATGAGCAAGCGCGCCGGAACCATCGTCACCCTCGATGACCTCGTCGACGCCGTCGGGGTCGACGCCGGTCGCTACTCGCTCGTGCGCTCCAGCAGCGACTCACAGCTCGACATCGACCTCGACCTGCTCGGGAAGCGCACCAACGAGAACCCCGTGTTCTACGTGCAGTACGCCCACGCCCGCACGTGTTCGGTCGCCCGCAACGCCGCCGCCTCCGGCGTGGAACGCACGGTCTTTGCGCCCGAGCTTCTCGTGCACGACAGCGAATCCGCCCTGCTCGGTGTGCTGCAGGAATTCCCCCGCGTCGTGGCGCAGGCCGCCGAGCTGCGCGAACCGCACCGTGTTGCCCGCTACATCGAAGAGGTCGCCGGCTACTACCACCGCTGGTACGACAACTGCCGCGTCATCCCGCTCGGTGAAGAACCCATCACCGACGTGCACCGCACCCGCCTCTGGCTCAACGACGCCACCGGCCAGGTCGTTCGCAACGGCCTCGGTCTGCTCGGCGTGGCCGCTCCGGAAAAGATGTAG
- a CDS encoding iron ABC transporter ATP-binding protein — protein sequence MTDSRATPVLARARRRHSGVILAGSALALLVLTGCTPADSTSPSASATPTASAAATASATPTPTPTPTPEPTGTPVAYKCDQILTAQDAYDFNPNYGTAPGYEPADGSLAATAVKYSGVSCGWSNQSSGEVIAISVAQPEDALNTTLKDAAIEGSQVVPTYSTSPEIEGFFTVSAGTGQVQVFNGTYWVTLSSPAFFEPGDAQSLVATVLGHLG from the coding sequence GTGACTGACTCTCGTGCTACCCCAGTTCTTGCTCGCGCTCGTCGGCGTCATTCCGGCGTCATTCTGGCAGGTAGCGCTCTCGCGCTGCTCGTTCTCACCGGATGCACGCCTGCGGATTCGACGTCCCCCAGCGCCTCCGCGACGCCCACGGCGAGCGCAGCGGCCACAGCGAGCGCAACACCGACACCGACGCCGACACCCACGCCTGAGCCCACCGGCACGCCCGTCGCTTACAAGTGCGACCAGATTCTCACGGCGCAGGATGCCTACGACTTCAACCCGAACTACGGCACCGCGCCCGGTTACGAACCTGCCGACGGCAGCCTCGCCGCCACCGCAGTAAAGTACAGCGGCGTGTCGTGCGGGTGGTCGAACCAGTCGAGCGGTGAGGTCATCGCGATCTCTGTCGCCCAACCGGAAGATGCACTGAACACGACACTGAAGGATGCGGCGATCGAGGGCAGCCAGGTCGTTCCGACCTACAGCACCTCCCCCGAAATCGAGGGCTTTTTCACCGTGAGCGCCGGCACCGGCCAGGTACAGGTCTTCAACGGCACGTATTGGGTCACGCTCAGCTCCCCCGCCTTCTTCGAGCCGGGCGACGCGCAGTCGCTCGTGGCGACGGTGCTCGGCCACCTGGGCTAG
- a CDS encoding recombinase family protein, producing MTRLGYARVSTADQNTELQIRELEAAGCERIYRDQGVSGTTTSRPELDKMLDRLSRGDEVVVWKLDRLGRNTRHLLELLDGFTERGIKFRSLRDGIATDPDSELGGAIARAMVTIISAFAQLERDQLSERTRAGMAVAASHGRKAGRREITADHANVKRAHELKAQGLKPADIGKIIGTSRATVYRYLSMGLH from the coding sequence ATGACGAGACTTGGGTATGCCCGAGTGAGCACGGCGGACCAGAACACCGAGCTGCAGATCCGGGAACTTGAAGCCGCCGGCTGCGAACGTATCTACCGCGACCAGGGGGTCAGCGGAACCACGACTAGTCGCCCCGAACTGGACAAAATGCTCGACCGCCTCAGCCGAGGCGACGAAGTTGTGGTGTGGAAGCTAGACAGGTTGGGACGCAACACCCGCCACCTTTTGGAACTGCTGGACGGCTTCACCGAGCGCGGCATCAAGTTCCGCTCCCTACGTGACGGCATCGCCACCGACCCGGACAGCGAACTGGGCGGCGCCATCGCCCGGGCCATGGTCACCATCATCTCCGCGTTCGCACAGCTCGAACGCGACCAACTCTCCGAACGCACCCGCGCCGGCATGGCCGTGGCAGCCTCCCACGGGCGCAAAGCAGGACGACGCGAAATCACCGCCGACCACGCCAACGTCAAGCGCGCCCACGAGCTGAAGGCCCAAGGCCTGAAACCTGCCGATATCGGGAAGATCATCGGAACCAGCCGTGCCACCGTCTACCGGTATCTCAGCATGGGCCTCCATTAG
- a CDS encoding ATP-dependent nuclease: MTKVSANPLLRDYAGKTVVELGELFAELGSEVPKGAKPVLIAALDVLAAVEQQDAWASLASTVVKRLPKVERFEPSGLRDAENSIQSALQTAYKKHVEADALQGTVRSLEEELEGKLQKDAEAIRDHIRARCGDIGEVEILPAVSFSSGLKSTQISVTGKKGEDIHLGEAGAGRARRVSLAVWEYTTGLLDGAGDVVLLYDEPDTHLDYKHQRDFMRVVRDQSRLPNVRMVIATHSMNLIDGVDIGDVIHIKHVDHRTVADQLGDTTEVGQHLGAVAASLGLRNTVLLHERLFVGVEGPTETAALPVLFKTAMGQQLESCGIAIWACRNNEGAADFASFLVKHGRSVAFLVDADSRNVKHVFSEGKLRQRGLDPDKHALYIGAPNEIEDLFSDAQWAQLANAQWPREDQTAWTKSHFASLREKKFSKDLLTELREQSLDGPSGKPDVMVAMALHVKSPEDVPEQLRDAFQALIELAI; the protein is encoded by the coding sequence TTGACTAAAGTTTCCGCAAATCCGCTCTTGCGCGACTACGCGGGTAAAACTGTGGTCGAGCTCGGAGAGCTGTTCGCTGAACTCGGGAGCGAAGTCCCCAAGGGTGCCAAGCCGGTTTTAATCGCTGCTTTGGACGTTCTCGCAGCGGTCGAACAGCAGGACGCGTGGGCATCCCTTGCGTCGACTGTTGTTAAGCGCCTGCCGAAAGTTGAGCGTTTTGAGCCAAGCGGCTTGCGGGACGCTGAGAACTCAATTCAATCTGCGCTGCAAACGGCTTACAAGAAGCATGTTGAGGCCGATGCTTTGCAGGGAACCGTTCGGAGCCTCGAAGAAGAACTTGAAGGCAAGCTGCAAAAGGATGCCGAAGCAATCCGTGATCACATTCGCGCGCGATGTGGCGACATAGGCGAGGTCGAGATCCTGCCGGCGGTAAGTTTCAGCTCAGGGCTAAAGTCGACGCAGATAAGCGTCACGGGGAAAAAGGGCGAGGACATTCACTTGGGGGAGGCCGGGGCTGGTCGGGCCCGGCGCGTTTCGCTCGCGGTATGGGAATACACAACTGGTCTGCTCGATGGAGCGGGTGATGTTGTCCTGCTCTACGACGAGCCGGATACCCACTTGGACTACAAGCACCAACGCGATTTTATGCGCGTTGTCAGGGACCAATCCCGACTGCCTAACGTGAGAATGGTCATTGCTACACATTCCATGAATTTGATCGATGGCGTCGACATAGGCGACGTTATCCACATCAAGCATGTCGATCACCGGACGGTCGCTGACCAACTTGGCGATACCACGGAAGTTGGCCAGCACCTGGGCGCTGTGGCTGCGTCTCTCGGGCTGCGCAACACCGTCTTACTTCACGAACGGCTGTTCGTTGGGGTTGAGGGCCCTACCGAAACTGCCGCTCTGCCGGTTCTTTTCAAAACGGCTATGGGTCAACAACTCGAGTCGTGTGGCATAGCTATTTGGGCCTGCCGGAACAACGAAGGGGCGGCTGACTTCGCGAGTTTCCTTGTGAAACACGGCCGCTCTGTCGCTTTTCTCGTCGATGCCGACAGCCGCAACGTCAAGCATGTCTTCTCGGAGGGGAAGCTAAGACAGCGTGGCCTTGACCCGGATAAGCACGCCCTTTACATTGGTGCCCCGAACGAGATCGAGGACCTCTTCTCAGACGCTCAGTGGGCACAACTCGCCAATGCTCAATGGCCACGCGAGGATCAGACTGCCTGGACGAAATCTCACTTCGCTTCTCTCCGGGAAAAGAAGTTCAGCAAGGACCTCCTCACTGAGCTAAGAGAACAGAGCCTGGACGGTCCGAGTGGAAAGCCTGACGTGATGGTTGCTATGGCTCTGCACGTCAAGTCACCTGAAGACGTTCCCGAGCAGCTTAGAGATGCATTTCAGGCCCTCATTGAGCTTGCGATTTAG
- a CDS encoding ATP-binding protein produces the protein MFTSVDYDKFRALRVTHVATRLEELIQDEGNDTLTPEQLFLTAVDDALESRRINKVDKLIRQATFPIPGATVAEVDYREGRGITPVRMRRYADHAWRADPTNLLIISPTGGGKTYLACALAIGACQSEHSVLYFRMDDLARRLIIARGDGIAHQKLLNELSNIDLLIIDDFLTVGIDSDAASDLFAILANREHRLPTMIASQTGPAHWVAELPDRVAADSIVNRLANNARIINLGQIDMRRHRNDQARAHETYWE, from the coding sequence ATGTTCACCAGCGTCGATTACGACAAGTTCCGGGCCCTTCGCGTCACCCACGTTGCGACCCGGCTGGAGGAACTGATCCAGGACGAGGGCAACGACACCCTCACCCCCGAGCAGCTCTTCCTCACCGCCGTCGACGACGCGCTGGAGTCCCGGCGCATCAACAAGGTCGACAAACTCATCCGCCAGGCCACCTTCCCGATCCCGGGCGCGACGGTTGCCGAGGTCGACTACCGCGAGGGGCGCGGGATCACACCGGTCAGAATGCGTCGCTATGCCGACCATGCCTGGCGGGCAGATCCGACGAATCTGCTCATCATCTCGCCCACCGGAGGCGGGAAAACCTACCTCGCCTGCGCGCTGGCCATCGGCGCCTGCCAGAGCGAGCACTCGGTTCTTTACTTCCGGATGGACGACCTCGCCCGACGGCTCATCATCGCCCGCGGCGACGGCATCGCCCACCAAAAGCTATTGAACGAGCTCTCCAACATCGACCTGCTCATCATCGACGATTTCCTCACCGTCGGCATCGACAGCGACGCCGCCAGCGACCTGTTCGCGATCCTCGCGAACCGCGAACACCGGCTCCCGACAATGATCGCCTCGCAAACCGGACCCGCGCACTGGGTTGCCGAGCTGCCTGACCGGGTCGCAGCGGACTCGATCGTGAACCGCCTCGCCAACAACGCCCGAATCATCAACCTCGGCCAGATCGACATGCGCAGGCACCGCAACGACCAAGCCCGCGCCCACGAGACCTACTGGGAATAA
- a CDS encoding Mu transposase domain-containing protein yields MVNKRVIGYLEDDVFTTLSELNAAIQERVRVREINHDIRRADDTTRWERFDAEERELLGALPDAGFEDVEWKELKAARNYHVTADTQRYSVPFALAGKLLRVRLTSSRVTIFDGHESICEHTRLTGRKGQYSTLPEHVPPQHRNIDGLWSRRWFTDRARSFGPATVTVIEQILDGQVIEAQGYLSCQNILDGLGKNNRERLEAACQELVNRSAHPTYSTLKRLMAAIDSDAKKPRPVVPAASTRKRVSTVVFRDSMPDVYVRDASHYARGEEGK; encoded by the coding sequence GTGGTCAACAAACGCGTCATCGGCTACCTCGAGGACGATGTCTTCACCACGCTGAGCGAGTTGAATGCTGCGATCCAGGAGCGGGTGCGGGTGCGGGAGATCAACCATGACATCCGCCGCGCCGACGACACGACCCGGTGGGAGAGGTTCGACGCTGAGGAGCGGGAGCTGCTGGGCGCGTTGCCCGACGCCGGGTTCGAGGACGTCGAGTGGAAGGAGCTCAAGGCCGCCCGGAACTACCACGTCACCGCGGACACACAACGGTATTCCGTGCCCTTCGCTCTGGCGGGCAAGCTGCTGCGGGTGAGGCTGACGTCTTCCCGAGTGACGATTTTCGACGGACACGAGAGCATCTGCGAACACACTCGGCTGACGGGCCGCAAAGGCCAATACTCGACCCTGCCCGAACACGTCCCGCCGCAGCACCGCAACATCGACGGGCTGTGGTCCAGGCGGTGGTTCACCGACCGGGCGCGCAGCTTTGGGCCGGCCACAGTCACGGTGATCGAGCAGATCCTCGACGGCCAGGTGATCGAGGCGCAGGGCTACCTGTCCTGCCAGAACATCCTCGACGGGCTCGGCAAGAACAACCGGGAACGGTTGGAGGCGGCCTGCCAGGAGCTCGTGAACCGCAGCGCCCACCCGACCTACTCCACCCTGAAACGTTTGATGGCGGCCATCGACAGCGACGCGAAGAAACCCCGGCCAGTCGTCCCGGCGGCCTCGACACGCAAACGCGTCAGCACCGTCGTTTTCCGCGACAGCATGCCAGACGTTTATGTTCGCGACGCCTCACACTACGCACGCGGCGAGGAGGGCAAGTGA
- a CDS encoding tyrosine-type recombinase/integrase yields MSVSISDVIVQADAAIGPLGHAPSTTMQYRWAWSQFARFCSRDGIEEFSEEAVASFVAFIAAEHRAGRFKDWKHRLLRKAVLVLSEVARTGSYQWCLSRQAHPNDALNAVFRPVQEQFEVWLQSQSVAVATQSLYATVSRTALAWLPERAVADAQSISVSDVSAMVVFLGGRYQPGSMRTVVSALRVLCRFLEESGSVTGLSHAIPAQMVRRVRSVGVVPADGIDALVNSTDISTPMGLRDRALLLLGARTGLRPVDIAGLRLRDIDWAQAKITLVQHKTGAVLTLPLLADVGEAIADYLLHGRPVGGEDDHVFLRSHAPYVGLRPCDSLYWVASRAFARSGTITQNGTGRGFRVLRASFATRLLEGGTLLPVISGALGHRTIDSAKHYLSTDETRMRACCLDFAGIAPRGTRS; encoded by the coding sequence ATGAGTGTTTCTATCAGCGATGTGATCGTGCAGGCTGACGCGGCAATTGGTCCGCTGGGACATGCGCCGTCGACGACCATGCAATACCGGTGGGCTTGGTCCCAGTTCGCGAGGTTCTGTTCCCGCGACGGCATCGAGGAGTTCTCCGAGGAGGCTGTTGCCTCGTTTGTCGCCTTCATTGCGGCGGAACACCGGGCTGGCCGGTTCAAGGACTGGAAACACAGGCTTCTTCGCAAGGCTGTTCTGGTCTTGTCCGAGGTGGCACGGACGGGCTCCTACCAGTGGTGTTTGTCTCGCCAGGCTCATCCTAATGATGCGCTGAATGCTGTCTTCCGTCCCGTCCAGGAACAGTTCGAGGTCTGGTTGCAGAGCCAGTCGGTGGCCGTTGCGACCCAGAGTTTGTATGCCACGGTGTCCCGCACCGCGTTGGCGTGGTTGCCCGAACGCGCAGTGGCTGATGCCCAGTCGATATCTGTCTCGGACGTGTCAGCGATGGTGGTGTTCCTCGGCGGCCGGTATCAGCCGGGGAGTATGAGGACGGTGGTGTCGGCGCTGCGCGTGCTGTGTCGATTCTTGGAAGAATCCGGCAGCGTCACCGGACTCTCACACGCGATCCCAGCTCAGATGGTGCGACGTGTCCGCTCGGTGGGAGTTGTCCCAGCCGACGGAATCGACGCGCTGGTGAACTCCACGGATATCTCCACGCCGATGGGTCTGCGGGACAGGGCGCTGTTGCTGCTGGGCGCCAGGACGGGCCTGCGGCCGGTGGACATCGCCGGTTTGCGGTTGCGTGATATCGATTGGGCGCAGGCGAAGATCACCCTCGTCCAACACAAAACGGGGGCGGTGTTGACGTTGCCGCTGCTTGCCGATGTTGGTGAGGCGATCGCGGACTATCTCCTGCACGGCAGACCGGTTGGTGGTGAAGACGATCATGTGTTCCTTCGCTCTCATGCTCCCTACGTCGGCCTTCGCCCATGTGACAGTTTGTATTGGGTGGCCTCACGCGCCTTTGCCCGCAGCGGGACCATCACCCAGAACGGCACGGGCCGCGGGTTCAGAGTATTGCGAGCCTCGTTCGCCACCCGGCTACTCGAGGGCGGAACGCTACTACCGGTGATCTCCGGAGCGCTCGGGCACCGGACGATCGACTCGGCGAAACACTACCTGTCCACCGATGAGACGCGGATGCGGGCCTGTTGTCTGGACTTCGCGGGCATTGCACCTCGAGGGACACGATCATGA